In Vicinamibacteria bacterium, the genomic stretch CGGTGCAGGGCGCACTTGGAGCACTCGCTCGTCTCCAGACGCTTCTTGAGCTCTTCGTAGCTCGTCGCGCCGAGAATCGTGTTGCTACCGGGATCGAAGAGGTCGAACTGCATCGAATCGTGTCTGTGAGGTTCGCGTATTTATACCATCGAAAGCGACTCGATGCACGGCGGAAGTGGGTCGAGGTCTAGTCAGCAGGCTGATGAAAAAGTGCAGTCCAGCCTGCGCGAGCGGAGCGAGCCCGGCGCGCTTGCCGCGCCGTAGGCATCCCGAGCCGTGGCGGCACGATCTATTACGGGTCCCGCCACGGCATTGAGCACTCTAAAGTAGTCGGAACGGCACCGACCGTGATAGAAGGCGCGTCATGAAGCGCCCGAACAAGACAGAATCACGGCGGCAGCTCCTCAAATTCCTCGCAGGGAGCCCGGCGCTCGCCTATCTGGGGTTTCCCGCGCTCACGACCGTCCAGTCGACGCGCCGCTACGCGGGCCGGGGCGATGGCCTCATCGCGTCGCCCGAGGATGCCGTCAACGTCTTCGACTTCGAGCGCGTGGCGGAAAAGGCCCTTCCACCGGCACATTGGGGCTACCTCGCTACCGGGACGGACGACGACGCAACCATTCAGGCGAATCGAGACGGGTTCACGCGATTCCAGCTTCGCCCGAGACGGCTGGTGAACGTTCGCGAGATCGACCTGTCGGTGGACGTGCTGGGAACGCGCTGGCCCACGCCCATCGTCATCGCCCCCACCGGCAGCAACGGTGCGTTCCACGCCGAGGGCGAGATTGCCGTCGCCCGCGCCGCGAAGGCCAAGACCCACCTGCAGATGCTCTCGAACGTCTCGTCCCACTCGGTCGAGGAGGTGAACGCCGCTCGAGGGGAGCCGGTATGGTTTCAGCTCTACCCGCGCGCCGGCTGGGACGTCACCAAAGCGGTCGTCTCACGGGCCGAGAGGGCGGGCTGCCCCGCCATCGTGCTCACCGTCGATCTCCTCGGCGGAAGCAACCGCGAGACGGTGAAGCGGTATGCGATGAAGGACGAAAGGGAGTGCTCGGTCTGTCACCTGGACAAGAGGAACACCCCGAACTACGACGTGCTCGAGCTTCCCGACGACGACGACTACCCCGAAAGCCTCACCTGGGACTACGTGCGCCAGGTTCGTGACCACACGACGATGAAGGTCCTGATCAAGGGAATCGTCACCGCCGAGGACGCGCGTCTCGCGGTCGAGGCGGGCGTCGACGGCATCATCGTCTCGAACCACGGCGGCCGCGCCGAGGCGAGCCGCCGCTCAACCATCGAGTGTCTCCCCGAGATCGTGGATGCCGTTTCCGGACGCATCGCCGTCCTGATCGACGGCGGCTTTCGCCGGGGAACCGACTTCTTCAAGGCTCTCGCCCTCGGAGCCACCGCCGTCTGTATCGGGCGGCCCTACCTCTGGGGCTTGTCGGCCTTCGGGCAGGCGGGTGTGGAAGCGGTCCTCGATGTCTTGCGCCGCGAGCTCGAGATCGTGATGAAGCAGTCGGGAACGACATCGATCCGCGAGATCACCCCGAAGCACGTCGTGGCTGCGACGCGTTAGCCTCACTCCCCCCAGGCTTCAACGAGCTTTCGGGCGATGTCGCCAATCGTTTCCTCGACGTGCACGAAGTCGCCTCGATTCTGGTTGACGTAGACCGAGACCACCGTGGGTCCCCCGGGATGAAAGAGAATCCCGACGTCGTTTCCCGCAATCGGAGGCCAGTCGCCCGTCTTGTGGGCGATCGCGATCCCTCGTGGCAGGTGTCGGGGAAGCCGCGAGGCGTAGAACTGCCGCTTCAGGATCGCGATCATCTCGTCGCTCGATTCCCGGCTGGCGAGCTCTCCCGCCAGAATCTGCTCGAGAAGCCGGCCGGTCTCGCGCGCCGTCGTCCGGCCCAGCCACTCGTCGGGGTTTCCCTCGAATGCGAACGATCGCTCGAATGCTCCCTCGTCCGAAGGAAAGCCTTTCTCGAACACCTGGGCGTGGGACAGCGACGCGTTCTTCGGATCCAGGAGCACCCAAACCCGGCGGAAGAGCTCTCCGGTCGTTCGGAGAAGACGCGTCTCGTAACCCCGCTCCGCGAGAAGCGCGTTCACCCGCTCGAGACCCACCTTTTCGATCAAGATATCGGTGGCGGTGTTGTCGCTGGTCACGATCATCTGGGTTGCCAGGTCGCGGTAGGTCGGCGTCAACCCGGGGGCGAACGTCTGTAGAAGGCCGCTACCCCGTCTCCGGTCCTCGGGTCTCACGAGATAACGCTCGTCGAGATCGAGCCGCCCCGCCTCTTGGTCTCGGTAGGCGAGGACCAGGATCGGGACCTTGATGACGCTCAAGGTATTCATCGGCTCGTCGGCACGAATGGCAATCTCCCGTCCGCTGGGAAGATGCTTCGCGTAGAGGGAGCTCTTGGCTTCGAGGGCGTCGAGCATGCCCCTAAGCTCGCGGGTAAGGGGGGATTCGGGCTCGGATGCCGGCGTGGCGGGTATCGACGTGTAAGCGATGG encodes the following:
- a CDS encoding alpha-hydroxy acid oxidase — protein: MKRPNKTESRRQLLKFLAGSPALAYLGFPALTTVQSTRRYAGRGDGLIASPEDAVNVFDFERVAEKALPPAHWGYLATGTDDDATIQANRDGFTRFQLRPRRLVNVREIDLSVDVLGTRWPTPIVIAPTGSNGAFHAEGEIAVARAAKAKTHLQMLSNVSSHSVEEVNAARGEPVWFQLYPRAGWDVTKAVVSRAERAGCPAIVLTVDLLGGSNRETVKRYAMKDERECSVCHLDKRNTPNYDVLELPDDDDYPESLTWDYVRQVRDHTTMKVLIKGIVTAEDARLAVEAGVDGIIVSNHGGRAEASRRSTIECLPEIVDAVSGRIAVLIDGGFRRGTDFFKALALGATAVCIGRPYLWGLSAFGQAGVEAVLDVLRRELEIVMKQSGTTSIREITPKHVVAATR
- a CDS encoding serine hydrolase, with product MKQLCLFLALAGTASADESTEVRRSVEHFLDLLGGLRHYALEQYFTPDANVTTARSTRSGFVHRTVNLREWLEELREAPDTRPFREVLSNVEVRVESGTLAFVRADFEIVRDEGVVSSGVDYFTLVRRDGTWKIASIAYTSIPATPASEPESPLTRELRGMLDALEAKSSLYAKHLPSGREIAIRADEPMNTLSVIKVPILVLAYRDQEAGRLDLDERYLVRPEDRRRGSGLLQTFAPGLTPTYRDLATQMIVTSDNTATDILIEKVGLERVNALLAERGYETRLLRTTGELFRRVWVLLDPKNASLSHAQVFEKGFPSDEGAFERSFAFEGNPDEWLGRTTARETGRLLEQILAGELASRESSDEMIAILKRQFYASRLPRHLPRGIAIAHKTGDWPPIAGNDVGILFHPGGPTVVSVYVNQNRGDFVHVEETIGDIARKLVEAWGE